gtgaacagagtggtaatgatggcggtggggttatggtatgggcaggtgtAAGCTACGGAAAATTAACacgattgcattttatcgatggcaatttcaatGAACAGAGATATCGTGactagatcctgaggcccattgtcgtgccattcatccaccgccgtCACctcgtttcagcatgataatgcatgacacaaggatctgtacacaattcctggaatactcaccagacatgtcactcattgaatatgtttgagatgctctggatcgatgtgtatgaCAGCTTGTTCAAGTTCTCGCCAATATCCAGCGACTTCACACAGCcgttaaagaggagtgggacaacgttccacaggccacaatcaacatcctAATCAACTCTAGGCAAAGGAGATGTcgctctgcatgaggcaaatggtggtcacaccagatactgactggttttctgatcctcgCCCCCCTACCTTTTCTTCAAGGTTTCTGGGACCAACacatgcatatctgtatttctaGTTGTGAAATCCAAAGATTACGGCCTAAATCTAGTGATTTCCTTTTGAGTATAATTTTAGAAATGATTGCTTCttccgtttatatttttgttcagtgtattaaagtaaagtacttaattgttacccagtaAATggtttgatattgatataaaaacagctgcattaggCCTTTAAACAAGTCTTTTTTAAAGACCATTTCAATGCTGTTCCTGATTCTAACCCCATATCTGTTCTTATTCCCACAGGAGAGATCTCAAACCCAGGTTCAGATAGTGAGCCCAGTTCCACAGCATCAGGAAACCATAAACAACACAGACGGAGGAACTCAAGACAGAAACATCACCACTGCATGGACTGCTTCACTAGTTTCTATGAGCCAGAGGAGTTGAGAAGACACACGTGTAGGCCCCACCCCTGCTCAGATTGCAGAGGGAGTTTTATTTGTCCAAATCACCTCAAATCAAAACAGACTCAAAAAAGGATTATGACATACCCGTGTGGTCAATGTGAGAAGATATGTGAAACACCAAGCAAACTAAAGACGCACCAGataactcacacaggagagaagccatacCACTGCTCTGTTTGTGGAAAGGGTTGCAGCCATTCGGATCAACTAAAGACACACCAGagaactcacacaggagagaagccttaccactgctcccaatgtggaaagagtttcagtCAGCTATCTACACTGAGAAAACACCACctaactcacacaggagagaagccttacctcTGCTCtcattgtgggaagagtttccGTCAGTTAGCCAACCTAAATGCACACCAGttaattcacacaggagagaagccatacCACTGCTCTCAGTGTGGGAAGGATTTCAGACATCCAAGAGACTTAAAGTCACACCAGagaactcacacaggagagaagccttaccactgctcccaatgtggaaagagtttcagtCAGTTATCAACTCTGAAAAAACACCAActaactcacacaggagagaagccttacccctgctgtcaatgtgggaagagtttcagcAGGTTATGTGAAATGAAGGCACACCAGataactcacacaggagagaagccttaccactgctctcaATGTGGGGATAGTTTCACCAGTTTATATTTCCAAAAGAAACACCAGCTGATTCACACAGGAAAAAAGTCattccactgctcccagtgtgggaaCAGTTTCAGTCAGTCGTCAACTCTGAAGACGCACCAGagaactcacacaggagagaagccgttCCACTGCCGTCAGTGTGGTAAGAGTTTCAGTCATTTATCAACTCTGAAGACTCATCAGATAACTCACACGGGAGATAAGCCTCACGTCTGCTCTCAGTATGGGAAGAGTTTCAGTCTGGTAGGAAACCTTAAGCGACACCAGCTATCCCACACAGTAGAGAAGCCTAACCATTGCTCtcattgtgggaagagtttcagtCAATCATCAGCTTTAAAGAAACACCAGAGAACTCACACAGGATAAAAGCTGGGTCATCAAATCTGAAG
The DNA window shown above is from Salvelinus fontinalis isolate EN_2023a chromosome 40, ASM2944872v1, whole genome shotgun sequence and carries:
- the LOC129839081 gene encoding zinc finger protein 239-like gives rise to the protein MDCFTSFYEPEELRRHTCRPHPCSDCRGSFICPNHLKSKQTQKRIMTYPCGQCEKICETPSKLKTHQITHTGEKPYHCSVCGKGCSHSDQLKTHQRTHTGEKPYHCSQCGKSFSQLSTLRKHHLTHTGEKPYLCSHCGKSFRQLANLNAHQLIHTGEKPYHCSQCGKDFRHPRDLKSHQRTHTGEKPYHCSQCGKSFSQLSTLKKHQLTHTGEKPYPCCQCGKSFSRLCEMKAHQITHTGEKPYHCSQCGDSFTSLYFQKKHQLIHTGKKSFHCSQCGNSFSQSSTLKTHQRTHTGEKPFHCRQCGKSFSHLSTLKTHQITHTGDKPHVCSQYGKSFSLVGNLKRHQLSHTVEKPNHCSHCGKSFSQSSALKKHQRTHTG